One stretch of Chitinophaga pendula DNA includes these proteins:
- a CDS encoding bactofilin family protein: MFNKGNTKSESKIMMPTSNVNIIGSGTSIQGDIVCEGDIRIDGQVNGLVSTKAKIVVGPEGEITGDLVCQSADILGKVTGIIKVDDLLFLKGNALVKGDVYTVHFEMEPTAKFNGRCYMDEGVTPVVEPSKGKNGKSVQKEATTEQAQ, translated from the coding sequence ATGTTTAATAAAGGAAATACAAAAAGTGAAAGTAAAATAATGATGCCTACCTCTAATGTAAACATTATAGGTAGCGGTACGTCTATCCAGGGCGACATTGTATGTGAAGGCGACATCCGGATAGACGGGCAGGTGAATGGGCTGGTATCTACGAAGGCGAAGATCGTGGTAGGTCCGGAAGGTGAGATCACCGGTGACCTGGTATGCCAGAGTGCGGATATTCTCGGCAAGGTGACGGGTATCATCAAAGTGGATGATCTGTTGTTCCTGAAAGGGAATGCTTTGGTGAAGGGAGATGTTTATACCGTACATTTTGAAATGGAGCCTACTGCCAAATTTAACGGCCGTTGTTATATGGATGAAGGTGTGACACCGGTAGTGGAACCCTCTAAAGGAAAAAATGGAAAATCAGTTCAAAAAGAAGCCACCACAGAACAAGCCCAGTAA
- the porW gene encoding type IX secretion system periplasmic lipoprotein PorW/SprE, translating into MNRYRSIYQLCVLSLLFSIGLQAVFAQTKPVKVKAPKVEDRRPPSEKLAEKPFTIKRKLVQNLVTRYNYYYHAKLRLDAVTRNINRQGQDNFNVLLPFYPYSPQNMGLSTNDLDSVIYKASVAIQIHDPRGKWIDDCYLLIGRAYFYMSDWDNANKTFQFVNTTFAPRKKDDYKVVIGSQENDQITVASKEKRKGFFGRFKHIYARNDAFLWRARTLIEQKDYDEVQSLLNVLETDPNLPKRLEGQLAEVQAYSHYSQGRYAESVAPLQEAVKKSSNKDEKTRMAYILAQLYVKYQRPDSAMNMFRKVIKLKPDPVMDFQARMEIARINATTNGGGVEESIAALQKMARKEKYIRFRDAIYYTMAVIIVDKDPGAAVAFLKKGLTMESTNPIQKVLSYKALADIYYYQRAYMDSRNYYDSTASTMPPGFPDSTLIVTRKNVLSDVAAKIATIHREDSLLYLATLPDAARNTALEEMAAGIRKQAEERKKAESKKRRRDRDNADAFVNNNNILTGNNPTSGPPVDDKGDWYFYNTASKAAGFSEFKRRWGNRALSDNWRRSNNGTIAANNNNDPQSGNVTTGDERTPGATEGSAPAADSVTAQSLAAGLPLTPEKQTASRNAVMDARFDLGKLYYDKLDNGLLAIETYDTLLVKHPDHPKKPEVVYSLYVWHNALNHTAAAKMYKDRVLSQHGNTNFAQIIQFGALKDIDADKKKKISTAYDSAYVAYLAGNYTGALDRKHEADSSFGYNFLQPKFDLLEAMAIIKTDTTNTRGIAAVKAVIDKYPAEEGIRNQAQHILDALNNKDSIVTYLTGLTTRRRDTTTNYIDEDVSIRYPWQHLQPKFDDSVKIKTAGVKDPAGIDNKAAIPNVVIKTAPPPKPVTPYKINANNPHFVVLLFKRVSKTMMDQGLEQFARYNAAKHAADKIEVGSFVLTPTETMLIFRLFANEEKALQYYDEIRDEAQANIIPRIPVTDYTLFVISRDNFILMNNTKDLPGYQQFFKETYITE; encoded by the coding sequence ATGAATCGCTATAGATCAATTTATCAACTTTGCGTACTTAGTTTGTTATTTAGCATTGGTCTTCAGGCGGTTTTTGCCCAAACAAAGCCCGTCAAAGTCAAAGCCCCTAAAGTAGAAGACAGGCGTCCACCGTCCGAAAAGCTGGCGGAAAAACCGTTCACGATCAAAAGGAAACTGGTACAAAACCTGGTAACACGTTATAACTACTACTACCATGCTAAACTACGCCTGGACGCTGTCACCCGTAACATCAACCGGCAAGGCCAGGACAACTTCAATGTACTGCTCCCTTTCTACCCATACAGCCCGCAAAACATGGGCCTGAGCACCAATGACCTCGACTCCGTGATCTACAAAGCGTCTGTCGCCATCCAGATCCACGACCCAAGAGGCAAATGGATCGACGACTGCTACCTTCTCATCGGCCGGGCCTACTTCTATATGAGCGACTGGGACAACGCCAACAAAACCTTCCAGTTTGTCAATACCACCTTTGCCCCACGCAAAAAAGACGACTATAAGGTCGTGATCGGTTCCCAGGAAAATGACCAGATCACCGTTGCCTCTAAAGAAAAAAGAAAAGGATTTTTCGGCCGCTTCAAACACATCTATGCCCGTAACGATGCCTTCCTTTGGCGAGCAAGGACCCTCATCGAACAAAAAGACTACGATGAAGTACAATCCTTGCTCAACGTACTGGAGACTGATCCGAACCTCCCCAAACGCCTCGAAGGACAACTGGCCGAAGTACAGGCCTATAGCCACTACAGCCAGGGAAGATATGCCGAATCCGTAGCGCCTCTTCAGGAAGCCGTCAAAAAAAGCAGCAATAAAGACGAAAAGACCCGTATGGCCTACATACTGGCACAGCTATATGTAAAATACCAACGGCCCGACTCCGCCATGAACATGTTCCGTAAAGTGATCAAACTTAAACCGGACCCCGTAATGGACTTCCAGGCCCGTATGGAAATCGCCCGTATCAATGCTACTACCAACGGTGGTGGGGTGGAAGAAAGCATCGCCGCCTTACAGAAAATGGCTCGCAAAGAAAAATATATCCGCTTCCGCGATGCTATCTATTATACCATGGCCGTCATTATCGTTGACAAAGACCCCGGTGCTGCCGTCGCTTTCCTCAAAAAAGGCCTGACCATGGAGAGCACCAACCCCATCCAGAAAGTACTCTCCTACAAAGCCCTGGCAGACATATATTATTACCAGCGGGCTTATATGGATTCCCGTAACTACTACGATAGCACGGCCAGCACCATGCCCCCGGGGTTCCCCGACAGCACCCTCATCGTTACCCGCAAGAACGTATTGTCTGACGTAGCCGCCAAGATAGCTACGATACACCGGGAAGACAGTCTCCTCTACCTGGCCACCCTTCCCGATGCCGCCCGCAATACGGCCCTGGAAGAAATGGCTGCCGGTATCCGCAAACAGGCAGAGGAAAGAAAAAAAGCAGAAAGCAAAAAACGTCGCCGCGACCGGGATAATGCCGACGCCTTCGTTAATAACAATAATATACTGACGGGTAACAATCCTACTTCCGGTCCTCCCGTCGATGACAAAGGCGACTGGTACTTCTATAATACAGCCAGCAAAGCCGCTGGTTTCTCTGAATTCAAACGCCGCTGGGGCAACCGTGCACTATCAGATAACTGGCGCCGCAGTAACAATGGTACAATAGCCGCCAATAATAACAATGACCCTCAGTCCGGTAACGTCACCACCGGCGATGAACGGACACCGGGTGCCACAGAAGGCAGCGCACCTGCCGCCGACAGCGTAACCGCGCAATCACTGGCCGCCGGCCTGCCGCTCACGCCGGAAAAACAGACCGCCTCCCGCAATGCTGTTATGGATGCCCGCTTCGACCTGGGTAAACTATACTACGATAAACTCGACAACGGCCTCCTGGCCATCGAAACATATGATACCCTCCTGGTTAAACATCCGGACCATCCTAAAAAACCGGAAGTAGTCTACTCCCTTTACGTATGGCATAACGCATTGAATCATACCGCAGCAGCCAAAATGTATAAAGACAGGGTACTGAGCCAGCATGGTAACACCAATTTTGCACAGATCATCCAGTTCGGCGCTCTCAAAGATATCGATGCAGATAAAAAGAAAAAGATATCCACCGCCTACGACTCCGCCTATGTAGCCTACCTCGCAGGCAATTACACCGGCGCACTCGATCGCAAACACGAAGCAGACTCCTCCTTCGGCTATAACTTCCTGCAACCCAAATTCGACCTGCTGGAAGCAATGGCTATCATTAAAACCGATACCACCAATACCCGGGGCATTGCCGCCGTCAAAGCAGTGATCGACAAATACCCGGCAGAAGAAGGTATCCGTAACCAGGCCCAACATATATTGGATGCGCTCAACAACAAAGATTCCATCGTCACCTACCTTACCGGCCTGACCACCCGCCGGAGAGATACCACCACCAACTACATCGATGAGGATGTAAGTATCCGGTATCCCTGGCAGCATCTACAGCCTAAATTTGACGACTCTGTTAAGATCAAAACTGCCGGCGTAAAAGATCCGGCAGGCATCGACAATAAAGCGGCCATCCCTAATGTGGTCATCAAAACCGCTCCGCCGCCCAAACCCGTTACTCCTTATAAAATAAATGCCAACAACCCGCACTTCGTGGTACTCCTGTTCAAACGGGTATCCAAAACCATGATGGATCAGGGCTTGGAACAATTTGCACGCTATAATGCGGCCAAACATGCAGCAGATAAAATAGAGGTAGGCAGCTTCGTCCTCACACCCACCGAGACCATGCTCATCTTCCGGCTGTTCGCCAATGAAGAAAAAGCATTGCAGTACTACGACGAAATCCGTGATGAAGCCCAGGCAAATATCATCCCGCGTATACCCGTTACTGACTATACGCTGTTCGTGATCTCCCGGGATAACTTCATCCTTATGAATAATACAAAAGACCTGCCGGGGTACCAGCAGTTCTTCAAAGAGACCTACATCACCGAATAA
- a CDS encoding AtpZ/AtpI family protein — protein sequence MENQFKKKPPQNKPSNSSWLRYTGLAFQMMVTLGLAVFAGYKLDQWTGWAFPVFLIIFSLLALVLLLWQIIKDTRRNDR from the coding sequence ATGGAAAATCAGTTCAAAAAGAAGCCACCACAGAACAAGCCCAGTAACAGTAGCTGGCTTCGTTATACGGGTTTGGCTTTTCAGATGATGGTCACATTAGGATTGGCCGTGTTTGCTGGTTATAAACTAGACCAGTGGACCGGTTGGGCTTTTCCAGTATTTCTGATCATTTTTTCTTTACTGGCTTTAGTCCTACTTTTGTGGCAAATTATTAAAGACACCCGTAGGAATGACCGATAA
- a CDS encoding OsmC family protein: protein MQVHIKTIHDSSAAVGWTGPRTVVIDRTSREGGQGIGFSGGELLLMAIGASICNDLFKHADTFEIVLDEVEVIVNGDWSGDPLCARNVRYDVKLRSDAPRERLESLVKYTHQQADVPHTLRTGTNVRLNDYDFVKLDPTGKKD, encoded by the coding sequence ATGCAGGTACATATCAAAACTATCCACGACAGCAGCGCAGCCGTAGGCTGGACTGGTCCGCGCACTGTAGTCATTGACCGCACTTCCCGGGAAGGCGGTCAAGGCATTGGTTTCAGCGGCGGCGAACTACTACTGATGGCCATCGGTGCCAGCATTTGCAATGACCTGTTCAAACATGCCGATACCTTTGAAATTGTACTGGATGAAGTAGAAGTGATCGTTAATGGAGATTGGTCAGGAGATCCTTTATGTGCCCGCAATGTGCGCTATGATGTAAAACTGCGCTCCGATGCACCTCGCGAAAGGCTGGAGTCGCTTGTCAAATATACACATCAGCAGGCCGATGTACCGCACACGTTACGTACAGGCACTAATGTTAGATTGAATGATTATGATTTCGTAAAACTGGACCCTACGGGTAAGAAAGATTAG
- a CDS encoding SprT-like domain-containing protein, with protein sequence MKQEAPMQALSRYLPEGTFGQVMDYLREYKVHLTITRERQSLLGDYRHPDSRGGHRISVNGNLNKYSFLITLLHEIAHLITYMHYRNEVASHGKEWKQAFAHILKQFVGKAYLPEDVEQALRQSIRNPAASSCADEDLMRVLRRYDAGKENHFFVEQLAPNQLFKTKDGRVFRRGEKIRKRYRCEEIATKRVYLFSPVYEVELAS encoded by the coding sequence GTGAAGCAGGAAGCGCCCATGCAAGCTTTATCCAGGTATCTACCCGAAGGCACCTTCGGCCAGGTAATGGACTACCTGCGGGAATATAAAGTACATCTGACCATCACCCGGGAGCGGCAAAGTCTCCTGGGCGACTATCGGCATCCTGATAGCCGCGGTGGGCATCGTATCAGCGTCAACGGTAACCTGAATAAGTATTCTTTCCTGATCACTTTATTACACGAGATCGCGCACCTGATCACCTATATGCATTACCGCAACGAGGTGGCCTCTCATGGCAAGGAATGGAAGCAGGCATTTGCCCATATCCTCAAGCAGTTCGTTGGCAAAGCATATCTGCCCGAAGATGTAGAGCAGGCATTGCGGCAAAGCATCCGTAATCCTGCTGCCAGCAGCTGTGCGGATGAAGACCTGATGCGCGTACTGCGCCGCTATGATGCCGGTAAGGAAAATCATTTCTTCGTGGAACAGCTGGCCCCCAACCAGTTATTCAAGACCAAAGACGGCCGTGTATTCCGTCGTGGGGAAAAAATAAGGAAGCGTTACCGTTGCGAGGAAATAGCAACCAAAAGGGTTTACCTCTTCAGCCCTGTCTATGAAGTGGAGCTGGCCAGCTAA